Part of the Panicum virgatum strain AP13 chromosome 4N, P.virgatum_v5, whole genome shotgun sequence genome is shown below.
TCCCAGTGCGCTTCACGGCGCCCCACCCCGTGTCTGATCCCGGCTACGCGTCCGATCCGCACATGCCCCCTGCTCGCAGCTCGCTTCGGCGTCTGTACAGAGGGTaggtcgccgcctcgccgggcggccggggtgatggcagtcgccggcgccggagatgATTCAGCGCCAGTACGGTACACCCGTCCGGTCATCCTGGCGGGTGGGGTGCCGTGGTAGCCTGGTAGGTACGACACGACCCTAGCGCTCGCCCAACTTCACGAGCAGTCCTGGCCCCGTTTGGATGACACTAGCACAACTAGCACAAAAAATAATCTTGTCTGCACGaggtactaaacgaagtttatttacaaaacttttttacgGATGGGTgcaatttttcgcgacgaatctaatgatgataattaatcgatgattgactataatgatgttacagtaaccaacctctaatcgtacggtcaaaggcctcattagattcgtctcgcgaagtattGGAGGGGTTatggagttagttttgcaaactgcctttatttagtacctctaattattggtcaaaatttgtgCTACTCATGCTACTAGagtaaccaaacagggccaggTATTCACGAGTCTGCGTCtgtacggagggagtactacggGCGTGTCTAGCAGAGCTTCGGCTTCTTCGAAAATGGCTCCGGCTCTTGTCCTCTGGTGGAACGTCTTTTTTGATGAAGCTGAAGCTATTTTgaaaaatgtttggcaaaacagcttcacctGTTGAACCGATATTGTAAAATGTCCAAATTAcctttttctatattttttctttCCTCCTTATCCATTGTTCACCCCGCCTCCGTCAGGCCCGTTTCCTCATCCCCTGccggcctccctcctctccgcGAGCTCCCTCCACCCTCCTCCCCGCGGGCCGTGCCTCCGGCGCCGCTGCTCATCGCCGCCTCCACGGCTGAGGCCGCTCCCcagccagcgccgccggcccgcgcccccgccggccgcctcggctccgccgccgtcgcgagcTCCCTCCGGTGCCGCGAGCTCCCTCCACCGGCCCCGCAAGCTCCCTTCTCCCCACCGGCTGCCCTCCTCCCCACGGGCTGCGCCCCTCCGGTGGCAGGGCTGGCAAAAGCCTGCTGGAGCCGCGCGGAGCTACGATTTTCTGGCTCCGGAGCTGGAGCCGAGGGTGAAGCACCCGTTTGGCAGGGCACCGGCCGGAGCTGGCTTTGGAGCCGCTCGTGGAAAGTGGGGCCTGGATTACTCGGCTGGGCTCACGCACCCACACGGGCgcgtggctggggtgggctcaCGTCGCGCGGTGGCGGGAAGCTGCTTTTGCGATTGACCGCTAGCTGCCCTCGGTGCGGTCGATGCGAGCGCACGTGGGTGGCCCCCACAAGCCGCCGCAAATGACTAGTGTCCACTGTCTTCTCTACCCTTTCAGCTTCTTCTCTCCTccctttcctcttttctttttctcccctaGATCTGAGCTCAGCGGCGTAGCAGCGGTAGCTGCTGgcgcggagcgggcggcggcgacggagcagAGCAGCAAggataggcggcggcggcggcacgacccGGCAAGGTGCGTGGACCGGAGCGgctaggcggaggcggcgcggcagctCGCTCCCCGGCATTCGCCCGCGGCGGCTCGCTCCCCGGCGCTcgcatcgacgtcgccgccgccgcgcgctccaccgacgtcgccgccgccgcgcgctccaccgacgtcgccgccgtcggATCCGCCTCCCCGGGGTGCGGCGGCCTCGCGCCTCCCTGAGCCGCGCGCTCCCCCGTCGACGGGGAGGACGACGGGGCAGCGCGGATCCGCGGCCGCCTCTCCGagctttttttaatttttctcttgattttttaaattattttgtacaattttttttcaaactttttcttgaaggttccctcccctaatttttcattgaaaaaaaattctgctctccaattttttttgaaaaaaatttctgCTCTCCTATTTTGCTTGAAATGTTTTTTTagtctccaaaatttttcttgtattttttttaaatttttttaatcagaaaacaataaaaaaaatttataaatgaaaaaaaaacaacgtTCGGAAAATCGAGCAGCCTCCGGTACGTAAACTATCAATACCCGCGCGGTGGGCCGCtcgtctctctctcccggccTTGCTGTCGCGGCGTACGGAGTACCTGCTCTCCAGTCCACCTCGGCGTCCGGCCGTTTCAACCTCGTTTTTATTCGCGTCACGGGGGCGTCGTGGCGGTGGTGGTCCCCGCCTGCTCTCCGCGCGTTCCAGAGGCGGAGGGAGAGGCGACGGGGCGGGTACAAATTCCCTTCCAGAACCTGCCGCTCCCCACCACTGGCACCCCGTCCGCCAGTCCGCCTCAGCTCTCTCTGCCTCACGCTCCCGTGCCGAGTCCCCTGACTCTCGCAGGTCAGGTGTGCCCCTCTTGCAGTCGCTCTCTGCTCCTGCTCGCCATGTGCTCGATGAATTAGCTGTGTGGCGGGTATACCTCTGTTGTCTGTTGGGTCTTGTTTGAGCCGATCGGTCCATTGGAGTGGAGCGGCGATGTGGTCCTAATCCAGCAGCTGGTTACCGGTATGATGGTTTCTGTTCAGAAGCTGTGAAGCTTGTAGCTAAGAATTTGAGTTGCCGCTTTCTGGTCTTCTCGGTGCCATTTATGCGAGCTTGTTTTAGAAAAGCAAATAGGAGTTTGGACAATTGGGCACAAGAGGGAAGTGTGCGTGTGGCTGACACACCCACGTAGTAAGCTTGTTTCGAGAAACTAAAAGGGAAAGATGGTGTTCTTGAGGTGCCTTGCACCATCAAGTGGAAACACTGTTTCTTTAGTAAAAAagttccatctttttttttttacatcttTCCATGTCATGTGCATCAGCAAGTGGAAATTGACACTTACCTGCAAATGCTTAAATTGAAGCTTTGGATAGATAGTCAAGCTGCTGGTTGATTTCAATCTCCAGTGGGTCTCATCATTTCCACTATGGGAAACTCTGCACTCCATTAACTAGTTAATCAGTGGGCCTCTCACCATTCATAGCCCAAGATGACTCTTTTGTttcgaaaaaggaaaaaaaggtgTAAATTCATAGCTGGGTAGTACAATTGTTCAACATGCTCGTAAAAACCTTAAAGCATGTTTTTTAATGCCAAAAGTTGATTGGTGTAGTTTCTTTTTAATGTACTCTATTCTGATGGCGTTTCCCCCCTTTATTCAAGTTCTAATCCTCACGTGTCTTCCTGTTTGCAGCTTTGGTAATTGGCTGCCCCCCTCATTATCACAATGGCAGGGTCACTTATTGCTTGCTCTCCTGAAGTGGTGAGTTTTATATTTGACTATTTGTAGCAACATATGTAGATTAATTTCTTAATAAAGCAAGCAAACAGATATCATTTATCAGGCTTGTAAAGATCCTCAAAGAGCTATAACCTTTTCATTGTGTTGATGTCCACAAATATTCTTACAATTTGGAAGGTTCTGATCacttatgatttatttgcttggTCTAGGATCCGAAGATAGAGAAGCCTGATGAGATGGTTAATGCTGGTGTTCTTGCAAGTCTTCAGAAATTCCTACGCAAGTGCCTCATAGCTGTCATCTCATATGGCCCAATGCCCAAGCACATAGCCTTTATTATGGACGGTAACCGCAGATATGCTACATTCAGAAGCATCCAGCAAGGAGCTGGTCACAGGGTGGGTTTCTCTGCTCTTATTGCAAATCTGCTGTACTGCTATGAAATGGGTGTGAGGTACATCACGGTGTATGCATTTAGCATTGACAATTTTAAAAGGGACCCAAGTGAGGTGCAGTCCTTGATGCAGTTAATGGAGGAAAAAATCAATGAGTTATTAGACAGCCGGAGTGTGATCAACAGGATTAACTGCAAGATCAACTTCTGGGGAAATTTGGACCTGTTAGCTGAGCCAGTGAGGTTAGCAGCTCAGAAGCTGATGGCAAGCACGGCTGCAAACACAGGTTTAGTTCTCTCTGTCTGCATGCCATATAACTCGACTTCTGAGATTGTCAATGCTGCTAATGAGGTCTGCGCAGAAAGGAGGGAGATGCTGCAGAGAGAACATGCCAGCGACTCTAATGGTCAGGCTGCAAATAACAGTGTGCATTCAGAGATTTCAGTGGCCGATTTGGATCGCCATATGTATAGCGCTGGTTGCCCGGATCCTGACATTGTGATTCGGACTTCAGGTGAGACTCGGCTGAGCAATTTCCTCCTGTGGCAGAC
Proteins encoded:
- the LOC120670015 gene encoding dehydrodolichyl diphosphate synthase CPT3-like gives rise to the protein MAGSLIACSPEVDPKIEKPDEMVNAGVLASLQKFLRKCLIAVISYGPMPKHIAFIMDGNRRYATFRSIQQGAGHRVGFSALIANLLYCYEMGVRYITVYAFSIDNFKRDPSEVQSLMQLMEEKINELLDSRSVINRINCKINFWGNLDLLAEPVRLAAQKLMASTAANTGLVLSVCMPYNSTSEIVNAANEVCAERREMLQREHASDSNGQAANNSVHSEISVADLDRHMYSAGCPDPDIVIRTSGETRLSNFLLWQTTFSHLQNPDPLWPEFSFRHLVWAILKYQRAYPYLAQNKNVAKKQL